The following are from one region of the Vicugna pacos chromosome 9, VicPac4, whole genome shotgun sequence genome:
- the LRP3 gene encoding low-density lipoprotein receptor-related protein 3 isoform X2 — translation MEKRAFAGPEGAPGARAQLAVVCLVNIVLTGRLSSAVPALAACSGKLEQHTERRGVIYSPAWPLNYPPGTNCSWYIQGDRGDMITISFRNFDVEESHQCSLDWLMLGPAAPPRQEAFRLCGSAIPPAFISARDHVWIFFHSDASSSGQAQGFRLSYIRGKLGQASCQADEFRCDNGKCLPGPWQCNTMDECGDGSDEGNCSAPASEPPGSLCPGGTFPCSGARSTRCLPAERRCDGTQDCGDGSDEAGCPDLACGRRLGSFYGSFASPDLFGAARGPSDLHCTWLVDTQDPRRVLLQLELRLGYDDYVQVYEGLGERGDRLLQTLSYRSNHRPVSLEAAQGRLTVAYHARARSAGHGFNATYQVKGYCLPWEQPCGSSSEGDVADTGEQGCFSEPQRCDGWWHCASGRDEQGCPACPPDQYPCEGGSGLCYTPADRCNNQKSCPDGADEKNCFSCQPGTFHCGTNLCIFETWRCDGQEDCQDGSDEHGCLAAVPRKVITAALIGSLVCGLLLVIALGCAFKLYSLRTQEYRAFETQMTRLEAEFVRREAPPSYGQLIAQGLIPPVEDFPVYSASQASVLQNLRTAMRRQMRRHASRRGPSRRRLGRLWNRLFHRPRAPRGQIPLLTAARTSQTVLGDGLLQPAAVAAPDPPAPLTDTGSSGAAGDGPSSTSSHAPEVGPSVLPPSGLRDPECRPVDKDRKASRAPLVDSIAPVDTPRESCSAQDPHPPAPTASSTLGPHPPESLGVCRSPPPPCSPVLEASDDEALLVC, via the exons ATGGAGAAGAGGGCGTTTGCTGGGCCGGAGGGGGCGCCGGGCGCCCGGGCGCAGCTCGCCGTCGTCTGCCTGG TGAATATTGTTCTCACCGGGCGGCTCAGCAGTGCGGTTCCTGCTTTAG CCGCCTGCAGCGGGAAACTGGAGCAGCACACAGAGCGACGCGGTGTCATCTAcagccctgcctggcccctcAACTACCCTCCAGGCACCAACTGCAGCTGGTACATTCAGGGCGACCGAGGGGACATGATCACCATCAG cTTCCGCAACTTTGATGTGGAGGAGTCTCACCAGTGCTCCCTGGACTGGCTCATGCTGGGCCCAGCAGCCCCACCCCGCCAGGAGGCCTTCCGGCTCTGTGGCTCCGCCATCCCGCCTGCCTTCATCTCCGCCCGGGACCACGTCTGGATCTTCTTCCACTCCGATGCCTCCAGCTCCGGCCAGGCCCAGGGCTTTCGGCTCTCGTATATCCGAG GGAAGCTGGGCCAGGCATCCTGCCAGGCTGACGAGTTCCGCTGTGACAATGGCAAGTGCCTGCCCGGCCCGTGGCAGTGCAACACCATGGACGAGTGCGGGGACGGCTCGGATGAAGGCAACTGCTCGGCGCCTGCCTCTGAGCCCCCGGGCAGCCTGTGCCCCGGGGGCACCTTCCCCTGCAGTGGGGCGCGCTCCACGCGCTGCCTGCCGGCCGAGCGGCGCTGCGATGGCACGCAGGACTGCGGCGACGGCTCCGACGAGGCCGGTTGCCCCGACCTGGCCTGCGGCCGGCGGCTGGGCAGTTTCTACGGCTCCTTCGCCTCCCCGGACCTGTTTGGCGCGGCCCGCGGGCCCTCGGACCTTCACTGCACGTGGCTGGTGGACACGCAGGACCCGCGGCGCGTGCTGCTGCAGCTGGAGCTGCGGCTGGGCTACGACGACTACGTGCAGGTGTACGAGGGCCTGGGCGAGCGCGGGGACCGCCTACTGCAGACGCTCTCTTACCGCAGCAACCACCGGCCCGTGAGCCTCGAGGCTGCCCAGGGCCGCCTCACCGTGGCCTACCACGCCCGTGCCCGCAGCGCTGGCCACGGCTTCAATGCCACCTACCAGGTGAAGGGCTATTGCCTTCCATGGGAGCAGCCGTGCGGGAGCAGCAGCGAGGGCGACGTGGCAGACACGGGCGAGCAGGGCTGCTTCTCTGAGCCGCAGCGCTGCGATGGCTGGTGGCACTGCGCCAGCGGCCGGGACGAACAGGGCTGCCCTGCCTGCCCCCCCGACCAGTACCCCTGCGAGGGTGGCAGTGGCCTGTGCTACACACCCGCCGACCGCTGCAACAACCAGAAAAGCTGCCCTGATGGCGCCGATGAGAAGAACTGCTTCTCCTGCCAGCCGGGCACCTTCCACTGTGGCACCAATTTGTGCATCTTTGAGACGTGGCGCTGTGATGGCCAGGAGGACTGCCAGGATGGCAGCGATGAGCATGGCTGCCTGGCGGCTGTGCCCCGCAAGGTCATCACTGCCGCGCTCATCGGCAGCCTGGTCTGCGGCCTGCTGCTCGTCATCGCCCTGGGCTGCGCCTTCAAGCTCTACTCACTGCGCACCCAGGAGTACAG GGCCTTTGAGACCCAGATGACACGCCTGGAGGCTGAGTTTGTGCGGCGGGAGGCACCACCATCCTATGGGCAGCTCATCGCACAGGGCCTCATTCCGCCCGTGGAGGACTTTCCTGTCTACAGTGCGTCCCAG GCCTCGGTGCTACAGAACCTTCGCACGGCCATGCGGCGACAGATGCGCCGGCACGCCTCCCGCCGCGgtccctcccgccgccgcctcggccgccTCTGGAACCGGCTCTTTCACCGGCCACGGGCACCACGGGGACAGATCCCGCTGCTGACAGCTGCACGCACCTCACAGACGGTGCTGGGTGACGGGCTCCTCCAGCCTGCAGCGGTGGCCGCCCCAGACCCCCCGGCACCCCTTACGGATACAGGCagctcaggggctgctggggatgGGCCCTCCAGCACCTCTAGCCATGCACCAGAAGTGGGGCCTTCTGTGCTGCCCCCCTCGGGCCTGCGGGACCCAGAGTGCAGGCCAGTGGACAAGGACAGAAAGGCCAGCAGGGCccctctggtggacagcatagccCCTGTGGACACACCTCGGGAGTCCTGCTCCGCTCAGGACCCTCatcccccagcccccactgccAGCAGCACCCTGGGCCCCCACCCACCAGAGTCACTGGGTGTCTGCAGGAGCCCCCCACCACCTTGCTCCCCAGTGTTGGAGGCCAGTGACGACGAAGCCCTGCTGGTCTGCTGA
- the SLC7A10 gene encoding asc-type amino acid transporter 1, with product MTGHMQQPSGRGNPGPAPLPSPGPGPGPGAGASERVALKKEIGLVSACTIIIGNIIGSGIFISPKGVLEHSGSVGLALFVWVLGGGVTALGSLCYAELGVAIPKSGGDYAYVTEIFGGLAGFLLLWSAVLIMYPTSLAVISMTFSNYVLQPVFPNCIPPAAASRALSMACLMLLTWVNSSSVRWATRIQDVFTGGKLLALSLIIGVGFVQIFQGHFEELRPSNAFDFWMTPSVGHLALAFLQGSFAFSGWNFLNYVTEELVDPRKNLPRAIFISIPLVTFVYTFTNIAYFTAMSPQELLASNAVAVTFGEKLLGYFSWIMPVSVALSTFGGINGYLFTSSRLCFSGAREGHLPSLLAMIHVRHCTPIPALLVCCGATAVIMLVGDTYTLINYVSFINYLCYGVTVLGLLVLRWRRPALPRPIKVNLLVPIAYLVFWAFLLVFSFISEPMVCGVGIIIILTGVPIFFLGVLWRSKPKCVHRLTESVTRWGQELCFVVYPQGSPAEENGPCQPSTLPATDKPLKTQ from the exons GGAACATCATCGGCTCGGGCATCTTCATCTCCCCCAAGGGGGTCCTGGAGCACTCGGGCTCCGTGGGTCTGGCCCTCTTCGTCTGGGTCCTGGGTGGGGGCGTCACTGCCCTGGGCTCCCTCTGCTATGCGGAGCTGGGAGTTGCCATCCCCAAGTCTGGCGGGGACTACGCCTATGTGACTGAGATCTTCGGGGGCCTGGCTGG CTTCCTGCTGCTCTGGAGCGCCGTCCTCATCATGTACCCCACCAGCCTGGCCGTCATCTCCATGACCTTCTCCAACTACGTGCTGCAGCCCGTGTTTCCCAACTGCATCCCCCCTGCCGCTGCCTCCCGCGCACTCTCCATGGCCTGCCTGA TGCTGCTGACGTGGGTGAACAGCTCAAGTGTGCGCTGGGCCACGCGCATCCAGGACGTGTTCACCGGCGGGAAGCTGCTGGCCCTGTCGCTCATAATTGGCGTGGGCTTTGTCCAGATCTTCCAAG GACACTTCGAGGAGCTGAGGCCCAGCAACGCTTTCGACTTCTGGATGACGCCGTCCGTGGGTCACCTGGCCCTAGCCTTCCTCCAGGGCTCCTTTGCCTTCAGCGGCTGGAACTTCCTCAACTACGTCACAGAGGAGCTAGTGGACCCTCGAAA GAACCTACCTCGTGCTATCTTCATCTCCATCCCGCTGGTGACCTTCGTGTACACCTTCACCAACATCGCCTACTTCACTGCCATGTCCCCCCAGGAGCTGCTGGCCTCGAACGCAGTGGCAGTG ACCTTCGGGGAGAAGCTGCTGGGCTACTTTTCGTGGATCATGCCCGTCTCCGTGGCACTTTCCACTTTCGGAGGGATCAATGGCTACCTGTTCACCTCCTCCAG ACTGTGCTTCTCTGGAGCCCGAGAAGGGCACCTGCCTAGCCTACTGGCCATGATCCACGTCAGACACTGCACCCCTATCCCTGCCCTCCTCGTCTGT TGCGGGGCCACAGCGGTCATCATGCTTGTGGGAGACACGTACACATTGATCAACTACGTGTCCTTCATCAACTACCTCTGCTACGGCGTCACCGTCCTGGGCCTGCTCGTGCTGCGTTGGAGGCGGCCAGCCCTCCCCAGGCCCATCAAG GTGAACCTGCTCGTCCCCATCGCGTACTTGGTCTTCTGGGCGTTCCTGCTAGTCTTCAGCTTCATCTCGGAGCCCATGGTGTGCGGGGTCGGCATCATCATCATCCTCACGGGGGTGCCCATTTTCTTCCTGGGAGTGCTCTGGAGAAGCAAACCAAAGTGTGTGCACAGACTCACAG AGTCAGTGACACGCTGGGGCCAGGAGCTGTGTTTCGTGGTCTACCCCCAGGGCTCCCCTGCGGAGGAGAACGGCCCCTGCCAGCCCTCCACACTGCCCGCCACGGACAAGCCCTTGAAGACGCAGTGA
- the LRP3 gene encoding low-density lipoprotein receptor-related protein 3 isoform X3: MEKRAFAGPEGAPGARAQLAVVCLVNIVLTGRLSSAVPALGEASLSQPPLLTAACSGKLEQHTERRGVIYSPAWPLNYPPGTNCSWYIQGDRGDMITISFRNFDVEESHQCSLDWLMLGPAAPPRQEAFRLCGSAIPPAFISARDHVWIFFHSDASSSGQAQGFRLSYIRGKLGQASCQADEFRCDNGKCLPGPWQCNTMDECGDGSDEGNCSAPASEPPGSLCPGGTFPCSGARSTRCLPAERRCDGTQDCGDGSDEAGCPDLACGRRLGSFYGSFASPDLFGAARGPSDLHCTWLVDTQDPRRVLLQLELRLGYDDYVQVYEGLGERGDRLLQTLSYRSNHRPVSLEAAQGRLTVAYHARARSAGHGFNATYQVKGYCLPWEQPCGSSSEGDVADTGEQGCFSEPQRCDGWWHCASGRDEQGCPACPPDQYPCEGGSGLCYTPADRCNNQKSCPDGADEKNCFSCQPGTFHCGTNLCIFETWRCDGQEDCQDGSDEHGCLAAVPRKVITAALIGSLVCGLLLVIALGCAFKLYSLRTQEYRAFETQMTRLEAEFVRREAPPSYGQLIAQGLIPPVEDFPVYSASQPPPHPPGLGATEPSHGHAATDAPARLPPRSLPPPPRPPLEPALSPATGTTGTDPAADSCTHLTDGAG, translated from the exons ATGGAGAAGAGGGCGTTTGCTGGGCCGGAGGGGGCGCCGGGCGCCCGGGCGCAGCTCGCCGTCGTCTGCCTGG TGAATATTGTTCTCACCGGGCGGCTCAGCAGTGCGGTTCCTGCTTTAG GTGAGGCCAGCCTGTCTCAGCCTCCTCTCCTGACAGCCGCCTGCAGCGGGAAACTGGAGCAGCACACAGAGCGACGCGGTGTCATCTAcagccctgcctggcccctcAACTACCCTCCAGGCACCAACTGCAGCTGGTACATTCAGGGCGACCGAGGGGACATGATCACCATCAG cTTCCGCAACTTTGATGTGGAGGAGTCTCACCAGTGCTCCCTGGACTGGCTCATGCTGGGCCCAGCAGCCCCACCCCGCCAGGAGGCCTTCCGGCTCTGTGGCTCCGCCATCCCGCCTGCCTTCATCTCCGCCCGGGACCACGTCTGGATCTTCTTCCACTCCGATGCCTCCAGCTCCGGCCAGGCCCAGGGCTTTCGGCTCTCGTATATCCGAG GGAAGCTGGGCCAGGCATCCTGCCAGGCTGACGAGTTCCGCTGTGACAATGGCAAGTGCCTGCCCGGCCCGTGGCAGTGCAACACCATGGACGAGTGCGGGGACGGCTCGGATGAAGGCAACTGCTCGGCGCCTGCCTCTGAGCCCCCGGGCAGCCTGTGCCCCGGGGGCACCTTCCCCTGCAGTGGGGCGCGCTCCACGCGCTGCCTGCCGGCCGAGCGGCGCTGCGATGGCACGCAGGACTGCGGCGACGGCTCCGACGAGGCCGGTTGCCCCGACCTGGCCTGCGGCCGGCGGCTGGGCAGTTTCTACGGCTCCTTCGCCTCCCCGGACCTGTTTGGCGCGGCCCGCGGGCCCTCGGACCTTCACTGCACGTGGCTGGTGGACACGCAGGACCCGCGGCGCGTGCTGCTGCAGCTGGAGCTGCGGCTGGGCTACGACGACTACGTGCAGGTGTACGAGGGCCTGGGCGAGCGCGGGGACCGCCTACTGCAGACGCTCTCTTACCGCAGCAACCACCGGCCCGTGAGCCTCGAGGCTGCCCAGGGCCGCCTCACCGTGGCCTACCACGCCCGTGCCCGCAGCGCTGGCCACGGCTTCAATGCCACCTACCAGGTGAAGGGCTATTGCCTTCCATGGGAGCAGCCGTGCGGGAGCAGCAGCGAGGGCGACGTGGCAGACACGGGCGAGCAGGGCTGCTTCTCTGAGCCGCAGCGCTGCGATGGCTGGTGGCACTGCGCCAGCGGCCGGGACGAACAGGGCTGCCCTGCCTGCCCCCCCGACCAGTACCCCTGCGAGGGTGGCAGTGGCCTGTGCTACACACCCGCCGACCGCTGCAACAACCAGAAAAGCTGCCCTGATGGCGCCGATGAGAAGAACTGCTTCTCCTGCCAGCCGGGCACCTTCCACTGTGGCACCAATTTGTGCATCTTTGAGACGTGGCGCTGTGATGGCCAGGAGGACTGCCAGGATGGCAGCGATGAGCATGGCTGCCTGGCGGCTGTGCCCCGCAAGGTCATCACTGCCGCGCTCATCGGCAGCCTGGTCTGCGGCCTGCTGCTCGTCATCGCCCTGGGCTGCGCCTTCAAGCTCTACTCACTGCGCACCCAGGAGTACAG GGCCTTTGAGACCCAGATGACACGCCTGGAGGCTGAGTTTGTGCGGCGGGAGGCACCACCATCCTATGGGCAGCTCATCGCACAGGGCCTCATTCCGCCCGTGGAGGACTTTCCTGTCTACAGTGCGTCCCAG CCACCGCCCCACCCTCCAGGCCTCGGTGCTACAGAACCTTCGCACGGCCATGCGGCGACAGATGCGCCGGCACGCCTCCCGCCGCGgtccctcccgccgccgcctcggccgccTCTGGAACCGGCTCTTTCACCGGCCACGGGCACCACGGGGACAGATCCCGCTGCTGACAGCTGCACGCACCTCACAGACGGTGCTGGGTGA
- the LRP3 gene encoding low-density lipoprotein receptor-related protein 3 isoform X1 translates to MEKRAFAGPEGAPGARAQLAVVCLVNIVLTGRLSSAVPALGEASLSQPPLLTAACSGKLEQHTERRGVIYSPAWPLNYPPGTNCSWYIQGDRGDMITISFRNFDVEESHQCSLDWLMLGPAAPPRQEAFRLCGSAIPPAFISARDHVWIFFHSDASSSGQAQGFRLSYIRGKLGQASCQADEFRCDNGKCLPGPWQCNTMDECGDGSDEGNCSAPASEPPGSLCPGGTFPCSGARSTRCLPAERRCDGTQDCGDGSDEAGCPDLACGRRLGSFYGSFASPDLFGAARGPSDLHCTWLVDTQDPRRVLLQLELRLGYDDYVQVYEGLGERGDRLLQTLSYRSNHRPVSLEAAQGRLTVAYHARARSAGHGFNATYQVKGYCLPWEQPCGSSSEGDVADTGEQGCFSEPQRCDGWWHCASGRDEQGCPACPPDQYPCEGGSGLCYTPADRCNNQKSCPDGADEKNCFSCQPGTFHCGTNLCIFETWRCDGQEDCQDGSDEHGCLAAVPRKVITAALIGSLVCGLLLVIALGCAFKLYSLRTQEYRAFETQMTRLEAEFVRREAPPSYGQLIAQGLIPPVEDFPVYSASQASVLQNLRTAMRRQMRRHASRRGPSRRRLGRLWNRLFHRPRAPRGQIPLLTAARTSQTVLGDGLLQPAAVAAPDPPAPLTDTGSSGAAGDGPSSTSSHAPEVGPSVLPPSGLRDPECRPVDKDRKASRAPLVDSIAPVDTPRESCSAQDPHPPAPTASSTLGPHPPESLGVCRSPPPPCSPVLEASDDEALLVC, encoded by the exons ATGGAGAAGAGGGCGTTTGCTGGGCCGGAGGGGGCGCCGGGCGCCCGGGCGCAGCTCGCCGTCGTCTGCCTGG TGAATATTGTTCTCACCGGGCGGCTCAGCAGTGCGGTTCCTGCTTTAG GTGAGGCCAGCCTGTCTCAGCCTCCTCTCCTGACAGCCGCCTGCAGCGGGAAACTGGAGCAGCACACAGAGCGACGCGGTGTCATCTAcagccctgcctggcccctcAACTACCCTCCAGGCACCAACTGCAGCTGGTACATTCAGGGCGACCGAGGGGACATGATCACCATCAG cTTCCGCAACTTTGATGTGGAGGAGTCTCACCAGTGCTCCCTGGACTGGCTCATGCTGGGCCCAGCAGCCCCACCCCGCCAGGAGGCCTTCCGGCTCTGTGGCTCCGCCATCCCGCCTGCCTTCATCTCCGCCCGGGACCACGTCTGGATCTTCTTCCACTCCGATGCCTCCAGCTCCGGCCAGGCCCAGGGCTTTCGGCTCTCGTATATCCGAG GGAAGCTGGGCCAGGCATCCTGCCAGGCTGACGAGTTCCGCTGTGACAATGGCAAGTGCCTGCCCGGCCCGTGGCAGTGCAACACCATGGACGAGTGCGGGGACGGCTCGGATGAAGGCAACTGCTCGGCGCCTGCCTCTGAGCCCCCGGGCAGCCTGTGCCCCGGGGGCACCTTCCCCTGCAGTGGGGCGCGCTCCACGCGCTGCCTGCCGGCCGAGCGGCGCTGCGATGGCACGCAGGACTGCGGCGACGGCTCCGACGAGGCCGGTTGCCCCGACCTGGCCTGCGGCCGGCGGCTGGGCAGTTTCTACGGCTCCTTCGCCTCCCCGGACCTGTTTGGCGCGGCCCGCGGGCCCTCGGACCTTCACTGCACGTGGCTGGTGGACACGCAGGACCCGCGGCGCGTGCTGCTGCAGCTGGAGCTGCGGCTGGGCTACGACGACTACGTGCAGGTGTACGAGGGCCTGGGCGAGCGCGGGGACCGCCTACTGCAGACGCTCTCTTACCGCAGCAACCACCGGCCCGTGAGCCTCGAGGCTGCCCAGGGCCGCCTCACCGTGGCCTACCACGCCCGTGCCCGCAGCGCTGGCCACGGCTTCAATGCCACCTACCAGGTGAAGGGCTATTGCCTTCCATGGGAGCAGCCGTGCGGGAGCAGCAGCGAGGGCGACGTGGCAGACACGGGCGAGCAGGGCTGCTTCTCTGAGCCGCAGCGCTGCGATGGCTGGTGGCACTGCGCCAGCGGCCGGGACGAACAGGGCTGCCCTGCCTGCCCCCCCGACCAGTACCCCTGCGAGGGTGGCAGTGGCCTGTGCTACACACCCGCCGACCGCTGCAACAACCAGAAAAGCTGCCCTGATGGCGCCGATGAGAAGAACTGCTTCTCCTGCCAGCCGGGCACCTTCCACTGTGGCACCAATTTGTGCATCTTTGAGACGTGGCGCTGTGATGGCCAGGAGGACTGCCAGGATGGCAGCGATGAGCATGGCTGCCTGGCGGCTGTGCCCCGCAAGGTCATCACTGCCGCGCTCATCGGCAGCCTGGTCTGCGGCCTGCTGCTCGTCATCGCCCTGGGCTGCGCCTTCAAGCTCTACTCACTGCGCACCCAGGAGTACAG GGCCTTTGAGACCCAGATGACACGCCTGGAGGCTGAGTTTGTGCGGCGGGAGGCACCACCATCCTATGGGCAGCTCATCGCACAGGGCCTCATTCCGCCCGTGGAGGACTTTCCTGTCTACAGTGCGTCCCAG GCCTCGGTGCTACAGAACCTTCGCACGGCCATGCGGCGACAGATGCGCCGGCACGCCTCCCGCCGCGgtccctcccgccgccgcctcggccgccTCTGGAACCGGCTCTTTCACCGGCCACGGGCACCACGGGGACAGATCCCGCTGCTGACAGCTGCACGCACCTCACAGACGGTGCTGGGTGACGGGCTCCTCCAGCCTGCAGCGGTGGCCGCCCCAGACCCCCCGGCACCCCTTACGGATACAGGCagctcaggggctgctggggatgGGCCCTCCAGCACCTCTAGCCATGCACCAGAAGTGGGGCCTTCTGTGCTGCCCCCCTCGGGCCTGCGGGACCCAGAGTGCAGGCCAGTGGACAAGGACAGAAAGGCCAGCAGGGCccctctggtggacagcatagccCCTGTGGACACACCTCGGGAGTCCTGCTCCGCTCAGGACCCTCatcccccagcccccactgccAGCAGCACCCTGGGCCCCCACCCACCAGAGTCACTGGGTGTCTGCAGGAGCCCCCCACCACCTTGCTCCCCAGTGTTGGAGGCCAGTGACGACGAAGCCCTGCTGGTCTGCTGA